One window from the genome of Camelus bactrianus isolate YW-2024 breed Bactrian camel chromosome 4, ASM4877302v1, whole genome shotgun sequence encodes:
- the ZBTB26 gene encoding zinc finger and BTB domain-containing protein 26 — protein sequence MSERSDLLHFKFENYGDSMLQKMNKLREENKFCDVTVLIDDIEVQGHKIVFAAGSPFLRDQFLLNDSREVKISILQSSEVGRQLLLSCYSGVLEFPEMELVNYLTAASFLQMSHIVERCTQALWKFIKPKQPMDSKEGCEPQSASPQSKEHQGDARGSPKQDSPCIHPSEDSMDMEDSDIQIVKVESIGDVSEVRSKKDQNQFISSEPTALHSSEPQHSLINSTVENRVSEIEQNHLHNYALSYTGSDNIIMASKDVFGPNIRGVDKGLQWHHQCPKCTRVFRHLENYANHLKMHKLFMCLLCGKTFTQKGNLHRHMRVHAGIKPFQCKICGKTFSQKCSLQDHLNLHSGDKPHKCNYCDMVFAHKPVLRKHLKQLHGKNSFDNANERNVQDLTVDFDSFACTTVSDSKGCQPQPDATQVLDAGKLAQAVLNLRNDSTCVN from the coding sequence ATGTCTGAAAGATCAGATCTCCTTCACTTCAAGTTTGAAAATTATGGAGATTCAATGttacaaaaaatgaacaaattaagaGAAGAGAATAAATTTTGTGATGTTACAGTTCTCATAGATGATATTGAGGTGCAGGGGCATAAAATTGTGTTTGCTGCAGGTTCCCCCTTCTTAAGAGACCAGTTTTTACTGAACGATTCCAGAGAGGTGAAAATCTCCATATTACAGAGTTCCGAAGTGGGGAGACAATTGCTCTTATCCTGTTATAGTGGTGTGCTGGAATTCCCTGAGATGGAACTGGTAAATTACTTGACTGCTGCGAGTTTTCTTCAGATGAGCCACATTGTAGAACGGTGCACGCAGGCCTTGTGGAAGTTTATAAAGCCAAAACAACCAATGGATAGTAAAGAGGGATGTGAACCACAGAGTGCTTCTCCCCAGTCAAAAGAACATCAGGGAGATGCCAGAGGCTCCCCAAAGCAGGACTCACCTTGTATTCATCCATCTGAAGACAGTATGGATATGGAGGACAGTGATATTCAGATTGTTAAGGTAGAATCTATTGGGGATGTATCAGAGGTTAGAAGTAAAAAAGATCAGAACCAGTTTATTTCTTCTGAACCCACTGCTTTACATTCATCAGAGCCCCAGCACTCTCTGATAAATTCAACTGtggaaaacagagtaagtgaaaTAGAACAGAACCATCTCCACAATTATGCCCTCTCCTACACAGGCAGTGATAACATCATCATGGCCTCAAAAGATGTCTTTGGGCCTAATATTCGAGGTGTAGACAAAGGCCTACAGTGGCATCACCAATGCCCAAAGTGTACCAGGGTGTTTCGCCACCTGGAGAACTACGCCAACCACTTAAAAATGCACAAACTCTTTATGTGTCTACTCTGCGGCAAGACTTTTACTCAGAAAGGCAACCTTCATCGACACATGCGTGTGCATGCCGGCATTAAACCTTTCCAGTGTAAAATCTGTGGGAAAACCTTTTCTCAGAAGTGTTCCTTACAGGATCATCTTAACCTTCACAGTGGAGATAAGCCCCATAAGTGTAACTATTGTGACATGGTTTTTGCACATAAGCCAGTTTTGAGGAAACACCTTAAACAGCTGCATGGCAAAAACAGCTTTGATAATGCCAATGAAAGAAATGTGCAAGACCTCACAGTGgattttgattcttttgcatgtacaACAGTCTCAGACTCTAAAGGGTGTCAGCCACAGCCTGATGCAACGCAGGTGCTGGATGCAGGTAAACTGGCCCAAGCTGTCCTGAACTTAAGGAATGATAGTACTTGTGTAAATTGA